A stretch of Paenibacillus peoriae DNA encodes these proteins:
- a CDS encoding transglycosylase domain-containing protein: MNPKRRPSSQKRSRWRIFGRVLLINIKWFSFAGVLGLLFAGGLISGYVAALVHDEPVRSRQLIYEKVNENALTSFVFFNDQVTPVGRMRMEEDRQLVDLKDVPQSIVDALISTEDSQFYEHRGVDLKGTARAVKQKLLNENRQTGGSTLTQQVARRVFLSLDKTDSRKVKEMLLALRMERFMGKDKILTAYLNKMPFGNGSAGYNLYGIKSASLGIFNVSDLHKLHIAQAAYLAGLPQLPSVYSAFDGKGNFDEEGFNKAMERQRVVLGRMLATGKLTLSEYNEALQFDVKATLAPHREKSYNTFPYLMLETEREAAQLLALQQNPDITPAEISKPEHAELLQNTREELQRSGYRIYTTINKKIYNNMRQIAANPQNFSPYSKKKGLEQIAAIMIDHKTGAVLGMIEGRDFNTEQMNYATQMTRQPGSAMKPIAAYLPALEKGYTQPAGLIDDSQIILKDGRKGYHIPKNYNRRYEGLMTAREALNRSINIPALRLFLYEVKIPNAWNFVRSLGITTIQSQDEHAQTGVLGGLSKGVSVEELTAAYGTIPNMGVYNAPHLISKITDANGKIVYEFKPQTRRVYSQQTAFLMTDMLKTVISDPRGTGKRLQNAFKSYGDIDIAGKTGTTQNFGDVWFMGYTPDVTLGVWAGYRQQVNTLSQEGHSRAQSVWALIMNEAVKDQPELFKNKHFIQPEGVVRVTVSSLTGKLPGRYSRQSGQLVTDWFNQKYVPTEVGREQIPRSARPVVPSKPDIKEKAVPEVEVPAIDQEKIPPEETDPAIPDADTEVDMPDENNDVPSTDTSQPSVENEQETPSESESQSETPKNQSDEVTYPEIISDQPKN, from the coding sequence ATGAACCCAAAACGTCGACCATCATCTCAAAAACGCAGTAGGTGGCGTATTTTTGGCAGAGTTTTGCTAATTAATATCAAGTGGTTCTCGTTTGCGGGTGTACTTGGATTGCTATTTGCTGGAGGTCTTATATCCGGCTATGTAGCGGCACTGGTTCATGATGAACCTGTACGATCACGTCAGTTGATATATGAAAAGGTAAATGAGAACGCTCTGACCAGCTTTGTATTTTTTAATGATCAGGTAACTCCGGTTGGAAGAATGCGCATGGAGGAGGATCGACAGCTCGTTGATCTGAAGGATGTCCCTCAGTCGATTGTGGACGCCCTCATTTCAACGGAAGACAGCCAATTTTATGAGCACCGTGGTGTGGATTTAAAGGGAACAGCTCGTGCCGTTAAGCAGAAGCTTTTGAATGAAAACCGCCAAACAGGCGGCAGCACACTGACGCAGCAGGTAGCCCGAAGGGTTTTTCTCAGTCTGGATAAGACGGACAGCCGCAAGGTGAAGGAAATGCTGCTAGCATTGCGTATGGAACGGTTTATGGGCAAGGATAAAATATTAACGGCTTACTTAAACAAAATGCCTTTTGGTAATGGTTCCGCTGGTTACAATTTATATGGAATCAAGTCTGCTTCGTTAGGAATTTTCAATGTAAGTGATCTACATAAGCTTCATATTGCTCAGGCGGCTTATTTGGCAGGTCTCCCGCAACTGCCATCTGTTTATTCCGCTTTTGATGGTAAAGGGAACTTTGATGAAGAAGGCTTCAATAAAGCGATGGAGCGTCAGCGTGTCGTGTTGGGAAGAATGCTGGCAACAGGTAAACTTACGCTATCCGAATATAATGAGGCGCTTCAATTTGATGTGAAAGCCACTCTTGCGCCACATCGCGAAAAAAGTTATAACACATTCCCTTATTTGATGCTGGAGACAGAGCGGGAAGCGGCCCAATTGTTAGCGCTCCAGCAAAATCCGGATATCACGCCAGCCGAAATTTCCAAGCCTGAGCATGCCGAGCTTCTTCAAAATACGCGAGAAGAGTTGCAAAGGTCCGGATATCGAATTTATACAACGATAAATAAGAAAATTTATAATAATATGCGGCAGATTGCAGCCAATCCACAAAACTTTTCTCCATACAGTAAGAAGAAGGGATTAGAGCAGATTGCAGCAATCATGATTGATCATAAAACAGGGGCTGTACTTGGTATGATCGAGGGCAGAGATTTTAATACCGAGCAAATGAACTATGCAACTCAAATGACACGTCAGCCCGGTTCTGCCATGAAGCCTATTGCTGCTTATTTACCTGCTTTGGAAAAAGGCTACACTCAGCCAGCCGGTCTTATTGATGATTCACAAATCATATTGAAAGACGGACGTAAAGGTTATCATATTCCTAAAAATTATAACAGACGGTACGAGGGGCTTATGACAGCCCGTGAAGCACTCAATCGGTCAATCAACATCCCTGCGCTGAGGCTGTTCTTATATGAAGTTAAAATTCCTAACGCTTGGAATTTTGTGCGTTCTCTTGGAATTACGACCATTCAGTCGCAGGATGAACATGCACAGACAGGGGTTTTGGGTGGACTAAGTAAAGGGGTATCCGTCGAGGAACTGACCGCAGCATATGGAACGATTCCCAATATGGGTGTATATAATGCACCTCATCTGATCAGCAAAATTACGGATGCCAACGGGAAGATCGTATATGAATTTAAACCGCAGACGAGACGTGTATATTCGCAGCAAACCGCATTTTTGATGACGGATATGCTCAAAACGGTTATATCAGATCCGAGGGGAACTGGCAAACGTCTGCAAAATGCTTTTAAAAGCTATGGTGACATTGATATCGCCGGTAAAACCGGTACGACACAAAACTTTGGTGATGTGTGGTTTATGGGGTATACACCTGACGTTACACTAGGCGTCTGGGCTGGTTACCGCCAACAGGTTAATACACTATCTCAAGAAGGCCATTCCAGAGCACAGTCAGTGTGGGCACTGATCATGAATGAGGCGGTCAAGGACCAGCCTGAGCTTTTTAAGAATAAGCACTTTATACAGCCGGAAGGTGTTGTAAGAGTTACGGTTTCTAGCCTTACAGGTAAGCTACCAGGGCGTTATTCCCGTCAATCGGGTCAACTCGTGACTGACTGGTTTAATCAAAAATATGTGCCTACCGAGGTTGGAAGAGAACAGATTCCGCGTTCTGCTAGACCAGTGGTCCCATCCAAACCAGATATCAAGGAAAAAGCAGTCCCAGAGGTTGAGGTCCCTGCAATAGATCAAGAGAAAATTCCACCAGAGGAAACGGATCCTGCTATTCCTGACGCAGACACAGAGGTAGATATGCCTGATGAGAACAACGATGTGCCATCAACAGATACTTCGCAACCTTCTGTTGAAAATGAACAGGAGACTCCTTCTGAATCGGAAAGCCAGAGTGAGACTCCAAAAAACCAATCTGATGAAGTTACTTATCCAGAAATAATATCTGATCAACCCAAAAACTAA
- a CDS encoding DNA polymerase IV: MKERRNRTIFLSDCQSFYTSIEKADDPKYQHKPLVVAGDPALRSGIILAACPLAKKYGISTAERLGEAVKKCPDLIIVRPRMQHYIDVSLKITEIYNEYTDLVEVFSIDEQFLDMSGSLSLFGDPVSIASEIQQKVLAQTGVWIRIGISSNKMLAKTATDIWAKKNDSGIFLLPTSDIAALLWPQPVRLMFGIGSRMERHLEKLGLHTIGDIARTPLPRLQDRFRSHFGKQSDIQAEVIWRTANGIDHSPVKPETFNTPPKSIGHMMTLPRDYLQPAEVETILLELTEEVCRDARRKGYMGSVVTVHCICSPYEAPTGFSRQMKIPDPTNHTQKVYETVKKIFYTFWNHMPVKRAGVTLSGLVDDQLYQLDLFEDQERSRALEKVTDTLKDRYGQSIIMRASSLTDAGQAMERSIKIGGHYK, encoded by the coding sequence TTGAAGGAACGCAGAAATAGAACCATATTCTTATCGGACTGCCAAAGTTTTTATACCAGCATCGAAAAAGCAGATGATCCCAAATACCAACATAAGCCACTCGTTGTGGCCGGTGACCCTGCACTTCGTTCAGGCATTATTTTAGCTGCATGTCCGCTGGCCAAAAAATACGGTATATCTACAGCAGAACGTCTGGGAGAAGCGGTGAAAAAATGTCCTGACCTTATCATTGTACGCCCGCGTATGCAGCATTATATCGATGTCTCATTAAAAATAACAGAAATCTATAATGAATATACGGATTTGGTTGAAGTTTTCAGCATTGATGAACAGTTTCTGGATATGAGCGGAAGTCTCTCTCTGTTCGGAGATCCGGTGAGTATTGCAAGTGAAATTCAGCAAAAGGTACTGGCACAAACAGGAGTATGGATTCGAATTGGCATCAGCTCCAACAAAATGCTGGCTAAAACCGCGACAGATATATGGGCTAAAAAAAATGACAGTGGCATTTTCTTGTTGCCTACATCCGATATTGCAGCGTTGCTGTGGCCTCAGCCAGTACGTCTTATGTTCGGCATTGGTTCGCGTATGGAACGGCATTTGGAGAAGCTTGGACTACACACCATTGGAGATATCGCACGTACCCCCTTACCCCGGCTACAGGACAGATTCCGGTCTCATTTCGGCAAGCAGTCCGATATTCAGGCAGAGGTGATATGGCGGACTGCTAACGGGATCGATCACAGCCCGGTCAAGCCGGAAACATTTAATACACCTCCCAAATCCATCGGTCATATGATGACTCTTCCCCGCGACTATCTCCAGCCTGCGGAAGTGGAAACCATCCTGCTTGAACTAACAGAAGAGGTGTGTCGGGACGCCCGCCGCAAAGGATATATGGGCTCAGTTGTGACTGTTCATTGTATATGCAGTCCCTACGAGGCACCAACTGGGTTCTCCCGACAAATGAAGATACCCGATCCTACAAACCATACCCAAAAAGTATATGAAACCGTTAAAAAAATCTTTTATACTTTTTGGAATCATATGCCCGTGAAGCGCGCAGGGGTTACTTTAAGCGGATTGGTGGATGATCAACTATATCAGTTGGATTTATTTGAGGATCAGGAGCGATCCCGTGCTTTGGAAAAGGTGACGGACACTTTAAAGGATCGGTATGGTCAGTCCATCATCATGCGAGCATCATCGTTAACAGATGCCGGGCAGGCCATGGAACGCTCTATCAAAATTGGCGGTCATTACAAATAA
- a CDS encoding stage VI sporulation protein F — protein sequence MSYQQYGISPQLVERIKLKMKNRALKERVKQQIEGVTKADLQNKAKVRHLVKSTSAILNERLTAAQEEQLTAFVLAQKIDPSNTFHLIKLWGMFR from the coding sequence TTGAGCTATCAGCAATATGGAATCAGTCCGCAACTGGTGGAGCGGATTAAGTTGAAAATGAAGAATCGTGCGCTCAAGGAGCGGGTTAAGCAGCAGATTGAAGGTGTGACTAAAGCGGACCTGCAAAATAAAGCTAAGGTGCGTCATCTTGTGAAGTCCACTTCTGCTATTTTAAACGAGCGTTTGACGGCTGCGCAGGAGGAGCAATTGACCGCCTTCGTATTGGCACAAAAAATTGATCCGTCCAATACATTTCATCTAATCAAGCTGTGGGGAATGTTCCGTTGA
- the recG gene encoding ATP-dependent DNA helicase RecG → MLQLDQIPLKQIHGVSALKEGELHAFGIFNIQDMLEYYPFRYEDYRLRSLSEVKDGDKITVQAKIMGIPVLQRYGRKSRLTCKLMAEDWMFTATWFNRHFMKEQLTSGREIVVTGKWDLKRMQMTVADSEFPDKGVARSGTLQPVYSIGGKITQSWMRKIMNQTLQQFGEMIPEILPELLVRKYSMMPRKQAIAGIHQPQDNREGQEARRRMVYEELFLFQLKMLAFRALNRGRADGVVHTVDNATIREFVRALPFELTDAQKKVELEILHDLRSPYCMNRLLQGDVGSGKTVVAAIGLFATVRSGFQGALMVPTEILAEQHMRSLHKLFEPFGISVGLLTGSTTGKKRKELLAALQMGLLDIVVGTHALIQEDVYFRQLGLVVTDEQHRFGVNQRSVLRRKGYNPDVLTMTATPIPRTLAITAFGDMDVSTLSERPKGRIPISTYWVKHELMDRVLGFISREVDQGRQAYLICPLIEESEKLDVQNAIDLHIQMQQAFPHYRVGLLHGRMTPAEKEEVMRSFYANEIQLLVSTTVVEVGVDVPNATLMIIMDADRFGLSQLHQLRGRVGRGAHASYCVLIADPKSEVGQERMKVMTDTDDGFEVARRDLDLRGPGDFFGTKQSGLPEFRLADMVADFEVLEKAREDATDLIKDASFWTSPQYEALRGYLQKEQIFQGDLID, encoded by the coding sequence ATGCTGCAATTGGATCAAATACCTTTAAAACAAATACATGGCGTGAGTGCTCTCAAAGAGGGAGAGCTTCACGCTTTTGGCATTTTTAACATACAGGATATGCTGGAATATTATCCGTTTCGGTATGAAGATTACCGACTGCGCTCGCTAAGCGAAGTGAAGGACGGAGATAAGATTACGGTACAAGCCAAAATTATGGGCATTCCAGTGCTTCAGCGTTACGGGCGCAAATCAAGGTTGACTTGTAAATTGATGGCCGAGGATTGGATGTTTACCGCAACGTGGTTTAATCGGCATTTCATGAAGGAGCAGCTAACCTCAGGTCGTGAAATTGTGGTGACTGGTAAATGGGACCTCAAACGTATGCAGATGACTGTTGCAGATTCTGAGTTTCCTGATAAAGGGGTAGCCCGCTCGGGGACACTTCAACCGGTGTACTCTATAGGCGGCAAGATCACCCAAAGCTGGATGCGAAAAATAATGAACCAGACGCTCCAGCAGTTTGGTGAAATGATCCCCGAAATATTGCCTGAGTTGCTTGTACGCAAATATAGTATGATGCCGCGCAAGCAGGCTATTGCGGGTATACACCAGCCTCAGGACAACCGCGAGGGACAAGAGGCTCGTCGGCGGATGGTGTATGAGGAACTGTTTTTATTTCAGCTGAAAATGCTGGCATTCCGGGCGTTAAATCGCGGTCGTGCGGACGGGGTGGTACATACGGTGGATAACGCCACGATTCGTGAATTTGTAAGGGCTTTGCCTTTTGAATTAACGGATGCACAGAAGAAGGTAGAGCTTGAAATACTGCACGATCTACGCTCACCTTATTGTATGAACCGTCTGCTTCAGGGGGATGTTGGGTCAGGTAAAACAGTTGTTGCTGCCATCGGTTTATTTGCCACAGTACGTTCCGGTTTTCAGGGAGCGCTGATGGTGCCAACCGAAATATTGGCCGAGCAGCACATGCGATCGCTTCACAAGCTGTTTGAGCCCTTTGGAATCAGCGTTGGTCTACTGACTGGGAGTACAACCGGGAAGAAGCGTAAGGAACTGCTAGCTGCTCTCCAAATGGGTCTGCTGGACATTGTAGTAGGCACCCATGCTCTCATTCAGGAGGATGTATATTTTCGTCAGCTTGGGCTTGTTGTAACGGATGAGCAGCATAGATTCGGAGTGAACCAGCGAAGTGTACTGCGTCGCAAAGGCTATAATCCCGATGTGCTGACGATGACGGCCACACCGATCCCTCGTACGCTGGCCATCACTGCGTTTGGCGATATGGATGTTTCTACGTTGTCAGAGCGGCCGAAGGGGCGTATTCCAATTTCCACCTATTGGGTGAAGCACGAACTGATGGATCGGGTACTTGGTTTTATTTCCCGCGAGGTAGACCAGGGACGGCAGGCTTATCTGATTTGTCCGTTGATTGAAGAGTCGGAGAAGCTAGACGTACAGAATGCCATCGATTTGCATATTCAAATGCAGCAGGCTTTTCCACATTACCGCGTTGGGCTATTACATGGACGAATGACTCCCGCAGAAAAGGAAGAAGTTATGCGTTCTTTCTATGCGAATGAAATTCAGTTGCTCGTTTCAACGACGGTTGTGGAGGTAGGGGTAGACGTTCCCAATGCGACACTAATGATCATTATGGATGCGGATCGTTTTGGACTATCCCAGTTACATCAATTACGTGGACGAGTCGGACGGGGTGCACATGCCTCGTATTGCGTATTGATCGCTGACCCTAAGTCGGAGGTTGGTCAGGAGCGGATGAAGGTTATGACCGATACGGACGATGGTTTTGAGGTGGCTAGACGCGATCTGGATTTGAGGGGGCCGGGTGACTTTTTTGGTACCAAGCAGAGTGGGCTACCCGAGTTTCGTTTAGCAGATATGGTAGCGGATTTTGAGGTGCTGGAAAAGGCGCGTGAGGATGCAACTGATCTGATCAAGGATGCGTCCTTTTGGACATCTCCGCAGTATGAAGCATTGCGCGGTTATTTGCAAAAAGAGCAGATTTTTCAGGGGGATCTCATCGATTAA
- a CDS encoding DegV family protein, translated as MSSTIILTDSTADIPPELADRLGIVVVPLTVMFGSAAYLDGIEMSAAQFYSELVRADELPTTSQPSPARFLETYTTLLEQYPESQVISIHLSSGVSGTYQSALLGKSMLEKHEHRVTVVDSKSASYGYGMLVVYAAELAAAGHSPADIVRAVERRGERRCLYFLVDTLQYLQKGGRIGKAAAMVGTLLNIKPILSIDKEGIIYSVDKARGHKKATARIIELLERDLKGQKINIAVGHTADRSAAEAFVAQLAEHFELGDRIYTELGAVIGTHVGPGTIGIFVWPAGDER; from the coding sequence ATGAGTAGTACCATCATTTTGACGGATAGCACGGCTGATATTCCACCGGAATTAGCAGACCGTCTCGGTATAGTCGTTGTACCACTGACAGTGATGTTCGGCAGCGCAGCTTACCTGGACGGCATTGAGATGTCAGCGGCGCAGTTTTACAGCGAACTGGTACGGGCTGATGAGCTGCCTACGACTTCACAGCCTTCACCAGCCCGTTTTTTGGAGACGTACACGACACTGTTGGAGCAATACCCTGAGAGCCAGGTTATCTCTATCCATTTATCCTCGGGTGTGAGCGGAACGTATCAGTCTGCTCTGCTGGGCAAATCCATGCTGGAGAAGCATGAACATAGAGTGACTGTGGTGGATTCCAAATCAGCTTCATACGGATACGGTATGCTAGTGGTTTATGCGGCAGAGCTGGCGGCAGCTGGGCACTCCCCGGCTGATATTGTTCGGGCTGTGGAACGTCGTGGAGAGCGCCGTTGTTTGTATTTCTTGGTGGATACCCTGCAATACTTACAAAAAGGCGGACGTATTGGTAAGGCAGCGGCAATGGTGGGCACGTTGCTTAACATTAAGCCGATACTTTCGATTGACAAAGAAGGCATTATTTATTCGGTTGATAAGGCGAGAGGGCATAAAAAAGCGACAGCGAGAATTATTGAACTACTGGAGCGGGACTTAAAAGGCCAAAAAATTAATATTGCTGTGGGTCATACGGCAGATCGCTCAGCGGCAGAAGCGTTCGTGGCTCAGCTGGCAGAGCATTTTGAGCTAGGAGATCGAATATATACTGAACTTGGCGCTGTGATTGGGACCCATGTAGGGCCAGGAACGATTGGCATTTTTGTGTGGCCGGCCGGAGATGAGAGGTAA
- a CDS encoding DAK2 domain-containing protein, translated as MSNRSLNGTDFTAMVLAGAEQLQQHAEHVNSLNVFPVPDGDTGTNMNLTMSAGVTELKRGDSSSIGVMSGILSKGLLMGARGNSGVILSQLFRGFSRYAAPYEELNTLQFASALQSGVDAAYKAVVKPVEGTILTVAKEAARHAVFFSRRTNDITELMEEVLAKAKETLAMTQDMLPVLKQVGVVDSGGQGLVYIYEGFMQHLGSGLVTSPIAKSDNARQVFAPHVSERPTAPAVVPSPDAPISAQAKLETDNIEFLYDMEFFINRQLGDAQGTYFDEEAFRKALSVDGDSIIVISDDDVIKVHVHSKAPGEVLNLALRYGEITQIRILNMREQHRDLLSAGMDVAPEPEWFAEIPTEPVREEEPSEPPAHELASFGFIAVASGEGIADIFRSLGVDVVLAGGQTMNPSTEDFVNAARSIAAQHIFILPNNSNIILAAEQARELLEMERLVSVIPSKTIPQGIAAAFAFQEEEAFEVNQDNMRDAVTRVKSGQVTYAVRDTTLDDLHITAGHYIGIQDSKIVATEEHLMATSRLLLAKMLVNGDEIVTILTGSDANQQDTDQLVAWIEENYADAEVEVHEGGQPIYPYLFSVET; from the coding sequence TTGAGTAATCGTTCTTTGAATGGAACAGATTTTACCGCAATGGTTTTAGCCGGGGCGGAACAATTACAGCAGCATGCGGAACATGTCAATTCACTAAATGTATTCCCGGTGCCAGACGGTGATACGGGGACCAACATGAATTTGACGATGAGCGCGGGCGTAACGGAATTAAAGAGGGGGGATTCTTCCTCCATCGGTGTCATGTCCGGCATATTATCCAAAGGTTTGCTGATGGGAGCCCGCGGCAATTCAGGGGTTATCCTGTCTCAGTTGTTTCGTGGCTTCAGCCGTTACGCTGCCCCATACGAGGAATTGAATACCCTTCAGTTCGCATCGGCATTGCAGAGCGGGGTGGATGCGGCCTACAAGGCGGTGGTTAAGCCGGTGGAGGGTACAATTCTTACCGTGGCGAAGGAAGCGGCCAGGCATGCTGTGTTTTTCTCGCGCCGGACGAACGATATCACGGAACTGATGGAAGAAGTGCTTGCCAAAGCGAAGGAAACGCTTGCCATGACGCAGGACATGCTCCCTGTACTGAAGCAAGTAGGAGTTGTAGATTCGGGTGGGCAAGGTCTTGTGTATATTTATGAAGGCTTTATGCAGCATCTTGGAAGCGGCTTGGTGACGTCTCCAATTGCAAAAAGTGATAATGCACGCCAGGTTTTTGCTCCTCACGTATCGGAGAGACCTACTGCTCCTGCAGTTGTTCCTTCCCCAGATGCGCCGATTTCTGCGCAAGCGAAGCTCGAAACGGATAATATTGAATTTTTGTATGATATGGAGTTTTTTATTAATCGACAACTGGGCGATGCGCAAGGTACCTATTTTGATGAGGAAGCCTTCCGGAAAGCGTTATCTGTAGATGGTGATTCTATTATCGTGATTTCAGACGATGACGTCATCAAGGTTCACGTGCATTCTAAGGCTCCTGGTGAAGTACTGAATTTGGCACTGCGTTACGGAGAAATTACACAGATTCGTATTTTAAATATGCGCGAGCAGCATCGTGATTTGTTGTCTGCGGGTATGGATGTTGCTCCTGAGCCTGAGTGGTTTGCTGAAATACCAACAGAGCCTGTACGTGAGGAAGAGCCGTCTGAGCCTCCCGCTCATGAACTGGCATCCTTTGGTTTTATAGCTGTGGCTTCCGGTGAAGGAATTGCTGATATTTTCAGAAGTTTAGGCGTCGATGTTGTCCTTGCTGGCGGCCAAACAATGAATCCGAGCACAGAGGACTTCGTTAATGCGGCCCGCTCGATTGCGGCTCAACATATTTTTATTCTTCCGAATAATTCCAATATTATTTTGGCGGCAGAACAAGCACGTGAACTGCTAGAGATGGAACGTTTGGTGTCGGTTATTCCGAGCAAAACAATTCCTCAGGGCATTGCGGCAGCATTTGCCTTCCAGGAGGAAGAGGCTTTTGAGGTGAATCAGGACAATATGCGTGACGCAGTCACCCGGGTGAAGTCTGGGCAAGTGACCTACGCGGTACGGGATACGACGCTTGATGATCTGCATATTACAGCAGGGCACTACATCGGTATTCAGGATTCCAAGATTGTTGCGACCGAGGAACACTTAATGGCAACGTCCCGTCTTTTGCTAGCGAAAATGCTGGTGAATGGCGATGAAATTGTTACGATTCTTACAGGTTCGGACGCGAATCAACAAGACACAGATCAGCTTGTTGCATGGATTGAAGAAAATTATGCGGATGCTGAAGTGGAAGTTCATGAAGGTGGTCAGCCGATTTATCCTTATTTGTTCTCAGTGGAAACCTGA
- the rpmB gene encoding 50S ribosomal protein L28 — MSRKCSVTGKKPGSGNHVSHANNRNRRTWGVNVQKVRILVNGKPKRVYVSTRALKAGKVTRV, encoded by the coding sequence ATGTCTCGTAAATGTTCTGTAACAGGCAAAAAGCCTGGCAGCGGTAACCACGTATCTCACGCTAACAACCGTAATCGCCGTACTTGGGGCGTCAACGTACAAAAAGTTCGCATTCTCGTTAACGGTAAACCGAAACGCGTTTATGTCAGCACTCGTGCATTGAAAGCCGGTAAAGTGACTCGCGTGTAG
- the spoVM gene encoding stage V sporulation protein SpoVM: MKFYTIKLPKFLGGFVKAILNTFQKN, encoded by the coding sequence ATGAAGTTTTACACAATCAAGCTGCCAAAATTTCTGGGTGGATTCGTTAAAGCCATTTTGAATACATTCCAGAAAAACTGA
- the rpe gene encoding ribulose-phosphate 3-epimerase, with amino-acid sequence MLKIAPSILSADFARLGSEVAEAAAGGADWIHVDVMDGHFVSNITLGPPIVQAIRPHTTLPLDVHLMIEHPERYIGDFVKAGADIITVHAEACVHLHGVLHLIKQQGALAGVALNPGTSPYAIKEVLPNVDMILVMTVNPGFGGQSFIPETLNKIRQIRAWLNELGRPDVHIEVDGGIAEETAPAVFEAGANVLVAGSAVFGRADRAAAIATIRDSAARLSK; translated from the coding sequence ATGTTAAAAATAGCACCGTCGATTTTATCCGCTGATTTTGCTCGCTTGGGCAGTGAAGTTGCGGAAGCTGCGGCAGGAGGGGCAGACTGGATTCATGTGGATGTAATGGATGGACATTTTGTATCCAATATTACATTGGGTCCACCTATCGTTCAGGCTATTCGTCCGCATACGACTCTTCCCTTGGATGTTCATCTGATGATTGAGCATCCTGAACGTTATATTGGCGATTTCGTAAAAGCAGGAGCCGATATCATCACTGTTCATGCTGAGGCGTGTGTTCATTTGCATGGTGTCCTTCACTTGATCAAGCAGCAAGGCGCTCTGGCTGGAGTGGCTCTCAATCCGGGTACTTCACCATACGCGATCAAGGAAGTGCTGCCAAATGTAGATATGATTCTAGTGATGACGGTCAATCCTGGCTTTGGAGGACAGTCCTTCATTCCAGAGACGTTGAATAAAATCAGACAAATCCGTGCTTGGTTGAACGAATTGGGTCGTCCAGACGTACATATCGAGGTTGACGGAGGTATTGCGGAGGAGACGGCACCAGCCGTATTTGAAGCGGGGGCTAACGTGCTGGTGGCTGGTAGTGCGGTATTCGGCAGAGCAGACCGCGCAGCGGCTATTGCTACGATTCGGGACAGTGCAGCTCGTTTGTCCAAGTGA